The Martelella sp. AD-3 genome includes a region encoding these proteins:
- a CDS encoding DUF177 domain-containing protein: MPDRNANEKPLPFSRPFTVARAAAVPFEMRLEAKEDELERLAGFLEVDAVTALAADLRITPFRREGVRVRGEVKAHIVQSCVVTLEPIESDLAEPVDATYLPEQSRQFRRKVNEEGELLVDPEGPDDPEPFSGSEIDIAAVVIEAIGLAIDPYPRKPDAELPPEISDEADETTAADQKGSPFAALKDWKGGGAR; this comes from the coding sequence GTGCCTGACAGGAATGCGAACGAGAAGCCGCTGCCGTTCTCGCGCCCCTTTACGGTTGCGCGCGCGGCTGCGGTGCCGTTCGAAATGCGCCTTGAAGCGAAGGAAGACGAGCTTGAGCGGCTGGCCGGCTTTCTCGAAGTCGATGCCGTGACCGCGCTTGCGGCCGATCTCAGGATCACGCCTTTCCGGCGCGAGGGCGTGCGGGTGAGGGGTGAGGTCAAGGCGCATATCGTGCAGTCCTGCGTGGTGACGCTGGAGCCGATCGAGTCGGATCTTGCCGAGCCGGTGGATGCGACCTATCTCCCCGAGCAGTCCCGCCAGTTCAGGCGCAAGGTCAATGAGGAAGGCGAACTTCTGGTCGATCCCGAAGGGCCTGATGATCCGGAGCCTTTTTCCGGCAGCGAGATCGATATCGCCGCTGTCGTCATCGAAGCGATCGGCCTTGCCATCGATCCCTATCCGCGCAAGCCCGATGCGGAACTGCCGCCCGAAATCAGCGATGAAGCGGATGAGACGACGGCTGCGGACCAGAAGGGCTCGCCCTTCGCCGCGCTGAAGGACTGGAAGGGCGGAGGAGCGCGATAG
- the plsX gene encoding phosphate acyltransferase PlsX, whose protein sequence is MIRISIDAMGGDVGPEVAVAGAAEALTRHPDISYILYGQQSAIEPLLASYPKLKEQARIVDCEVAVGMDEKPSQALRRGRNVSSMWRAIEAVKENESDAAVSAGNTGALMAMAMFCLKTMPDIDRPAIAGIWPTLKGESIVLDIGATIGADAKQLLDFALMGGAMARALFELKKPTVGLLNVGVEEVKGVEQVKEAGKLLREADIDNLDYAGFVEGDDLGRGTVDVFVVEGFTGNIALKTAEGTARQIAEYLRSAMSRTLMSRIGYLLARGAFRMLREKLDPRKVNGGVFLGLNGIVIKSHGSTDAEGYASAIEVAYDMVHNGLQAKIQHDLSEYHARNESPMGPEAA, encoded by the coding sequence TTGATTAGAATTTCCATTGATGCCATGGGGGGAGATGTCGGACCGGAGGTCGCCGTTGCCGGCGCGGCCGAGGCCCTGACGCGCCATCCCGACATCAGCTACATTCTCTACGGCCAGCAATCCGCCATCGAACCGCTGCTTGCGTCCTATCCCAAACTCAAGGAACAGGCGCGCATTGTCGATTGCGAGGTTGCGGTCGGCATGGACGAGAAGCCAAGCCAGGCCTTGCGGCGCGGCCGCAACGTCTCCAGCATGTGGCGAGCGATCGAGGCGGTGAAGGAGAACGAATCCGACGCGGCCGTCTCGGCGGGCAATACCGGCGCGCTGATGGCCATGGCGATGTTCTGTCTGAAGACCATGCCCGATATCGACCGCCCCGCGATCGCCGGCATATGGCCGACGCTGAAAGGCGAAAGCATCGTTCTCGACATTGGCGCGACGATCGGCGCGGACGCCAAGCAACTCCTCGATTTCGCCCTGATGGGCGGGGCGATGGCGCGCGCGCTGTTCGAGCTCAAGAAACCGACCGTCGGCCTCCTCAATGTCGGCGTCGAGGAGGTGAAGGGCGTCGAGCAGGTCAAGGAAGCCGGGAAGCTTCTCCGCGAGGCCGACATCGACAATCTCGACTATGCCGGATTTGTCGAGGGCGACGATCTCGGCCGGGGCACGGTGGACGTCTTCGTCGTCGAGGGCTTTACCGGCAATATCGCGCTGAAGACGGCCGAGGGCACGGCCCGCCAGATCGCTGAATACCTGCGTTCGGCAATGTCGCGGACCCTGATGTCGCGCATCGGCTATCTGCTTGCCCGCGGCGCGTTCCGCATGCTGCGCGAGAAGCTTGATCCGCGCAAGGTCAATGGCGGGGTCTTTCTCGGCCTGAATGGCATCGTCATCAAAAGTCACGGCAGCACCGATGCCGAGGGCTATGCCTCGGCAATCGAGGTTGCCTATGACATGGTGCATAACGGTCTGCAGGCCAAGATCCAGCATGATCTGAGCGAGTACCATGCGCGTAATGAATCACCCATGGGGCCGGAAGCGGCCTGA
- a CDS encoding beta-ketoacyl-ACP synthase III, protein MIRSVVCGFGSALPERVVTNDELRQLVDTSDSWIQQRTGIRQRYIAGPDETTASLGEKAARAALDNAGLTPADIDLIVVATSTPDNTFPATAVNIQNRLGMEHGFAFDMQAVCSGFVYALTTADNFIRAGRARRVLVIGAETFSRLLDWTDRTTCVLFGDGAGALVLEAQEEGDAGNRGIIAASLRSDGSHCKKLYVDGGVSTTGDIGHLRMEGREVFKHAVGMITDVIEAAFAEAEIDIDELDWLVPHQANRRIIEGSAKKLGIPMDKVVVTVDRHANTSAASIPLALATAAGDGRIRRGDMVMLEAMGGGFTWGAVLLRW, encoded by the coding sequence ATGATCCGTTCTGTCGTTTGTGGTTTCGGTTCGGCGCTGCCGGAGCGCGTGGTGACCAATGACGAACTGCGGCAGCTTGTGGACACCTCCGACAGCTGGATCCAGCAGCGCACCGGCATTCGCCAGCGCTATATCGCCGGTCCCGACGAGACCACGGCATCGCTCGGCGAAAAGGCCGCGCGCGCGGCGCTGGACAATGCGGGGCTCACGCCGGCCGATATCGACCTGATCGTGGTGGCGACCTCGACGCCGGACAACACCTTTCCGGCAACGGCGGTGAACATCCAGAACCGGCTCGGGATGGAGCACGGCTTTGCCTTCGACATGCAGGCGGTCTGTTCCGGCTTCGTCTATGCGCTGACGACGGCCGACAATTTCATCCGCGCCGGAAGGGCGCGCCGGGTTCTGGTGATCGGCGCGGAGACGTTTTCGCGGCTTCTCGACTGGACCGACCGGACGACCTGCGTGCTGTTCGGCGATGGCGCCGGCGCGCTTGTGCTGGAGGCACAGGAGGAGGGCGACGCCGGGAACCGCGGTATCATTGCCGCCAGCCTGCGCTCGGACGGTTCCCATTGCAAAAAGCTCTATGTCGACGGCGGGGTGTCCACCACCGGCGATATCGGCCACCTGCGCATGGAGGGCCGCGAGGTCTTCAAGCATGCCGTCGGCATGATCACCGATGTGATCGAGGCGGCTTTCGCGGAAGCCGAGATCGACATCGACGAGCTCGACTGGCTGGTGCCGCACCAGGCGAACCGCAGGATCATCGAGGGTTCAGCCAAGAAGCTCGGCATCCCGATGGACAAGGTGGTGGTGACCGTGGACCGGCATGCCAACACCTCGGCGGCCTCCATCCCGCTGGCGCTCGCAACGGCGGCGGGCGACGGCCGGATCCGGCGCGGCGACATGGTGATGCTGGAGGCGATGGGCGGCGGATTTACCTGGGGTGCGGTGCTTTTGCGCTGGTAA
- a CDS encoding integration host factor subunit alpha, protein MPGKTVTRADLAESVFRKVGLSRTESAELVETVIDEICDAIVKGETVKLSSFATFQVRDKNERIGRNPKTGEEVPISPRRVMTFKASNVLKQKILKAHLNRKHKAEKAAQKSAS, encoded by the coding sequence ATGCCTGGCAAAACTGTGACGCGTGCGGATCTGGCCGAGTCGGTGTTCCGCAAGGTGGGACTTTCCCGCACGGAATCGGCCGAGCTGGTCGAGACCGTTATCGATGAGATCTGCGATGCGATCGTCAAGGGGGAGACGGTGAAGCTCTCCTCCTTCGCCACCTTTCAGGTGCGCGACAAGAACGAGCGCATCGGCCGGAACCCGAAGACCGGCGAGGAAGTGCCGATCTCGCCGCGCCGGGTCATGACCTTCAAGGCCTCCAACGTGCTGAAGCAGAAGATTCTCAAAGCCCATCTCAACCGCAAGCACAAGGCGGAAAAGGCTGCGCAGAAGTCGGCCTCCTGA
- a CDS encoding MerR family transcriptional regulator, with translation MDKSPEAFRTISEVAEELELPQHVLRFWETRFTQVKPMKRGGGRRYYRPEDIELLKGIRHLLYDHGYTIKGVQKLLKSNGNRFVTAIGSGDAELVEALAVPPEARQHEDQPSIFDDDQVVGRPKKAGGTGFFRRKKDEEGAIDPASGLARSDDALLQEVLYDLLECKRLLDQVR, from the coding sequence ATGGACAAGTCTCCCGAGGCATTTCGCACCATTTCCGAAGTGGCGGAAGAACTGGAGCTGCCGCAGCACGTGCTGCGCTTCTGGGAGACGCGTTTCACCCAGGTCAAGCCGATGAAGCGGGGCGGCGGCAGGCGCTACTATCGCCCCGAGGACATCGAGCTTCTGAAGGGGATCCGCCATCTCCTTTATGATCACGGCTACACCATCAAGGGCGTCCAGAAGCTGCTGAAGAGCAACGGCAACCGTTTCGTCACCGCGATCGGCAGCGGCGATGCCGAGCTTGTCGAGGCGCTGGCCGTCCCTCCCGAGGCCCGGCAGCACGAGGACCAGCCTTCGATTTTCGATGATGACCAGGTGGTGGGCCGTCCAAAGAAGGCGGGCGGGACCGGTTTCTTCCGCCGCAAGAAGGACGAGGAGGGGGCCATCGACCCCGCTTCCGGCCTCGCGCGTTCGGATGACGCGCTGCTGCAGGAAGTGCTCTACGACCTGCTGGAATGCAAGCGTCTGCTCGATCAGGTGCGCTGA
- a CDS encoding plasma-membrane proton-efflux P-type ATPase: MAENAVANDLESMPVEAVLEKLGVDPGKGLSAAEAQKRLAQYGPNALPEEKTNLFKKIAGHFVGPIAFMIEAAALVSLILGDWGDFFIIFGLLVFNAGLEFYQDSKATSALAALKNSLAPQATALRDGKFAVIDAATLVPGDIIKIRLGGIVPADVRLVSGDYASIDQAALTGESLPVNKTVGDTAYSGSVVKQGEMAAVVTGTGSETFFGRTAKLVAGAGAVSQAQKAMFQIGNFLIVVAVVLAMIMVAVQVYVDIVKTDNWGLADALGILQFVLVLLVASIPVAMPAVFSITMALGALALSKEKAIVSRLSSIDEMAGADILCSDKTGTLTKNILTLGDPIPVGGATPEDIVLAGALASRAEDGDAIDGAVIGALADKAVLERYTISKFTPFDPVSKRTEAAVSGADGKAFLTSKGAPHAIVLLANADKAVADEVDAHVAELGAKGYRALAVARSDDGGETWTLLGILPMFDPPRDDSKQTIENVRAKGVSVKMITGDDTAIAKETARQLGLGTNILPAAEVFPKDMDPDNVPGPIADRILTADGFARVFPEHKYAIVKTFQKNGHLVAMTGDGVNDAPALKQADCGIAVSGATDAARGAAALILTAPGLSVIQNAIDEARRIFGRITSYTIYRVALTMDIMFLVVLSTIFLGFQPLTPIMIVLMSLLDDIPIMTVAYDNTSVSEQPIRWRMPHLLSVSAVLGFASIVQSFGLLLMGMEVLSEPGRWAGLGLTDQSHLQSMMFLQLVAGGHLLMLVSRKENWFLKKPYPARPLLIAIFATQLVAVLMCGFGIIVPEIPWKLIGLVWVYLIVWLFIIGLVRIGIDHVLENRSARRAMSIDVVNERLFR; the protein is encoded by the coding sequence ATGGCGGAGAATGCGGTGGCCAACGACCTGGAGAGCATGCCGGTCGAGGCGGTTCTTGAGAAGCTCGGCGTCGACCCAGGAAAGGGGCTGAGCGCGGCGGAGGCGCAAAAGCGGCTGGCGCAATACGGCCCCAACGCGCTGCCGGAGGAAAAGACAAATCTTTTCAAGAAGATTGCCGGCCACTTCGTCGGTCCGATCGCCTTCATGATCGAGGCCGCGGCGCTGGTTTCCCTGATCCTCGGCGACTGGGGCGATTTCTTCATCATCTTCGGCCTTCTGGTCTTCAATGCCGGGCTCGAATTCTACCAGGACAGCAAGGCGACGAGCGCTTTGGCGGCGCTGAAGAATTCGCTCGCCCCGCAGGCAACGGCGCTGCGCGACGGCAAGTTCGCCGTCATCGACGCTGCGACGCTCGTGCCGGGCGACATCATCAAGATCAGGCTCGGCGGCATCGTGCCCGCCGATGTCCGTCTGGTCTCCGGCGACTATGCCTCGATCGACCAGGCGGCGCTGACGGGCGAGTCGCTTCCGGTCAACAAGACGGTCGGCGACACGGCCTATTCGGGCAGTGTGGTGAAGCAGGGGGAGATGGCGGCCGTCGTCACCGGAACGGGGTCGGAAACCTTCTTCGGCCGCACGGCAAAGCTTGTGGCCGGGGCCGGCGCCGTCAGCCAGGCGCAGAAGGCGATGTTCCAGATCGGCAACTTTCTCATCGTCGTGGCGGTCGTGCTGGCGATGATCATGGTCGCCGTCCAGGTCTATGTCGACATCGTCAAGACCGACAACTGGGGTCTCGCCGATGCGCTCGGCATCCTGCAATTCGTGCTGGTGCTGCTGGTGGCCTCGATTCCGGTGGCGATGCCGGCTGTGTTCTCCATCACCATGGCGCTCGGCGCGCTGGCGCTGTCGAAGGAGAAGGCCATCGTCTCGCGCCTGTCCTCCATCGACGAGATGGCCGGCGCCGACATCCTGTGCTCCGACAAGACCGGCACGCTGACGAAGAATATCCTGACGCTCGGCGATCCGATCCCCGTCGGCGGAGCCACGCCTGAGGACATCGTGCTGGCCGGCGCGCTTGCCTCGCGCGCCGAAGACGGCGACGCGATCGACGGCGCGGTGATCGGCGCGCTTGCCGACAAGGCCGTGCTCGAGCGATACACCATCAGCAAGTTCACGCCGTTCGACCCGGTGTCGAAACGCACGGAAGCGGCGGTCAGCGGTGCGGACGGCAAGGCGTTCCTGACATCGAAGGGCGCGCCGCATGCGATCGTTCTCCTGGCCAATGCGGACAAGGCGGTGGCGGATGAAGTCGACGCCCATGTCGCCGAACTTGGCGCCAAGGGGTACCGCGCGCTCGCCGTGGCCCGATCCGATGACGGCGGCGAGACCTGGACGCTGCTCGGCATACTGCCGATGTTCGATCCGCCGCGCGATGATTCGAAGCAGACGATCGAGAATGTCCGCGCCAAGGGCGTCTCCGTGAAGATGATCACCGGCGATGACACCGCGATCGCCAAGGAGACGGCGCGCCAGCTCGGTCTCGGCACAAATATCCTGCCGGCGGCGGAGGTGTTTCCGAAGGATATGGACCCCGACAACGTGCCCGGCCCGATAGCCGACCGGATCCTGACGGCGGACGGCTTTGCCCGGGTGTTTCCCGAGCACAAATACGCGATCGTCAAGACCTTCCAGAAGAACGGCCATCTGGTGGCCATGACCGGCGACGGCGTCAATGACGCGCCGGCGCTGAAACAGGCCGATTGCGGCATCGCCGTTTCCGGCGCGACGGATGCGGCGCGCGGCGCTGCGGCGCTGATCCTGACGGCGCCCGGCCTTTCCGTGATCCAGAATGCCATCGACGAGGCGCGGCGCATCTTCGGACGGATCACCAGCTACACGATCTATCGCGTGGCGCTGACCATGGACATCATGTTCCTGGTGGTGCTCTCGACCATCTTTCTCGGTTTCCAGCCGCTGACGCCGATCATGATCGTGCTCATGTCGCTTCTCGACGATATCCCGATCATGACGGTGGCCTATGACAATACCAGCGTTTCCGAACAGCCGATCCGGTGGCGCATGCCGCATCTTCTGTCGGTCTCGGCGGTTCTCGGCTTTGCCTCGATCGTCCAGTCCTTCGGCCTGTTGCTGATGGGCATGGAGGTTCTCTCCGAGCCGGGACGCTGGGCGGGGCTGGGGCTGACCGACCAGTCCCATCTGCAGTCGATGATGTTCCTGCAACTGGTTGCCGGCGGCCATCTTCTGATGCTGGTCAGCCGCAAGGAGAACTGGTTCCTGAAAAAGCCCTATCCGGCCCGGCCGCTGCTTATCGCCATTTTCGCCACCCAACTGGTGGCCGTCCTGATGTGCGGTTTCGGCATTATCGTGCCCGAGATTCCGTGGAAACTGATCGGTCTCGTCTGGGTCTACCTGATTGTCTGGCTGTTCATCATCGGGCTGGTCAGGATCGGCATCGACCACGTTCTTGAAAACCGCAGCGCCCGGCGGGCCATGTCCATCGACGTGGTCAACGAACGGCTGTTCCGCTAG
- a CDS encoding polyphosphate kinase 2 family protein, with the protein MDFREKLRIEPGSTVRLADIDPSFHGNIKDKEEGKAALDAVLDEITPLQEKLYAEKKHALLVVLQGIDAAGKDGVCWHVIRAMNPQGTYVASFKQPTETEKAHDFLWRVHQRTPALGQVAVFNRSHYEDVLVARVHNLVPESVWSKRYRQINHFEEFLSENGVSIVKFFLYISKDEQLDRFEKRLEDKERQWKISGSDYSERERWDDYIAAYEDMLSKCSTEHAPWYVLPANRKWFRNLAAAEIIHKTLVDMRIETPQPTVDLDEIYRKYHHAVRSG; encoded by the coding sequence ATGGATTTTCGCGAGAAACTGAGGATCGAGCCCGGAAGCACGGTCCGGCTTGCCGATATCGACCCGTCCTTTCACGGCAATATCAAGGACAAGGAAGAGGGCAAGGCCGCGCTTGACGCGGTGCTCGACGAGATCACGCCGCTGCAGGAAAAGCTCTATGCGGAGAAGAAGCACGCGCTTCTCGTCGTGCTGCAGGGCATCGACGCCGCCGGCAAGGACGGCGTGTGCTGGCATGTGATCCGGGCAATGAACCCGCAGGGCACCTATGTCGCGAGCTTCAAGCAGCCGACCGAAACGGAAAAGGCCCACGACTTTCTCTGGCGCGTGCACCAGCGCACGCCGGCGCTCGGCCAGGTCGCCGTCTTCAACCGTTCCCATTACGAGGACGTTTTGGTCGCCCGCGTCCACAATCTCGTGCCCGAAAGCGTCTGGTCCAAGCGCTACCGGCAAATCAACCATTTCGAGGAGTTTCTCTCCGAAAACGGCGTCAGCATCGTCAAGTTCTTCCTCTATATATCCAAGGATGAACAGCTCGACCGGTTCGAGAAGCGCCTGGAGGACAAGGAGCGTCAGTGGAAGATTTCCGGCTCGGACTATTCCGAGCGGGAACGCTGGGATGACTACATCGCGGCCTATGAGGACATGCTGTCGAAGTGCTCGACCGAACATGCGCCCTGGTATGTGCTGCCGGCCAACCGGAAATGGTTCCGCAACCTGGCGGCAGCTGAGATCATCCACAAGACCCTTGTCGACATGAGGATCGAAACGCCGCAGCCGACGGTCGACCTCGATGAGATCTATCGCAAATATCACCATGCGGTGCGCAGCGGCTAA
- a CDS encoding cation:proton antiporter — MELAILVAIAAGIFAVIGLSEPLAARLRLPFSVILAAMGIGIGIAATFFWQTSLTNALNPLALGILNLPIRASFFLNVFLPLLVFQVALNIDIRRMLDDWVPILVLAVLAVFVAMLAVGFALYPVAGLPLAACLLVGAIVSTTDPSAVVSIFKATPSPQRLARIVEGESLLNDAAAIALFSLFLGFVTVNVANPRLGPALVTFPWIAGVGGLIGIAAGRFAVEVIARMPDFPRGQISVSVAVPLLTYLLAEQFSASGVIAVVAAGLTINLHMTARFTPALNLQMRDTWDLIAHWAGSLIFILAAILIPKLLSEFVLYDLFLIAVVVVAALVARALILFGVLPVLAYFRLSPKMERPYSVAILWGGLRGAVTLALALAVTENRYVPQDIKHQVGLIATGFTLFTLIVQGTTLRWIIRRLKLDRLSPLDVALSNQVIAVALQSVRERVSETARDLGLTREIVRDEAKRFAERVDAAVEETDATERLQDRDRITLGLVALAAHERDSILEGYRDQIISADLAERLVIGADMIIEATRTGGRAGYRAASRRVYGTNLRFRVATLLHNYFGIARPLASLLEDRFDVLVSYSMVLPRLELFIDERIRRIHGRRVGELLHELLNRRLEEARHELETLRLQFPGYAEELERRLIRRTTLQLEEGEYEALVEDGLIGPELRATLGADIDKRRAQLKGRPVLDLKRQKRVTVEGFAAFADFTERERKLLRKKIRIVYAAPGQHILRKESSAREVWFIAAGTVTVVTDGVKLRLTEGDLFGQFAVLAKRRRPIQVTAVTDCTLLTLDEHTFRTFMAREGAFRTAVIQSAAERGVIIPPETFDRPADEQTAHIRSILVKAGSLRPRARRQFYQSEP, encoded by the coding sequence GTGGAGCTTGCGATCCTCGTCGCAATTGCCGCGGGCATATTTGCGGTCATCGGGCTGAGCGAGCCGCTCGCGGCGCGCCTCCGCCTGCCTTTTTCCGTGATCCTTGCCGCCATGGGTATCGGCATCGGCATTGCCGCCACCTTTTTCTGGCAGACGAGCCTTACCAATGCACTCAATCCCCTGGCGCTGGGCATCCTGAACCTGCCGATACGGGCGAGTTTCTTTCTCAACGTATTCCTGCCGCTGCTCGTGTTTCAGGTGGCGCTCAATATCGATATCCGGCGCATGCTGGATGACTGGGTGCCGATCCTTGTGTTGGCGGTTCTTGCGGTTTTCGTCGCCATGCTTGCCGTCGGCTTCGCGCTTTATCCGGTCGCCGGTCTGCCGCTCGCCGCCTGCCTTCTGGTCGGCGCGATCGTCTCCACCACCGATCCCTCCGCCGTCGTCTCGATCTTCAAGGCAACGCCGTCTCCCCAGCGGCTGGCGCGCATCGTGGAGGGCGAAAGCCTGCTGAACGATGCGGCGGCGATCGCGTTGTTCTCGCTGTTCCTGGGCTTCGTCACCGTCAATGTCGCCAATCCCAGGCTCGGTCCCGCGCTTGTCACCTTTCCCTGGATCGCCGGCGTTGGCGGCCTGATCGGCATCGCCGCCGGGCGCTTCGCCGTCGAGGTTATCGCCCGCATGCCGGATTTTCCGCGCGGCCAGATCTCGGTATCGGTCGCCGTGCCGCTGCTGACATACCTGCTGGCCGAACAGTTTTCGGCATCCGGCGTGATCGCGGTGGTTGCCGCCGGATTGACCATCAATCTCCACATGACGGCGCGCTTCACGCCTGCCCTGAACCTGCAGATGCGCGATACCTGGGACCTGATCGCCCATTGGGCTGGTTCGCTGATCTTCATTCTCGCCGCCATCCTCATCCCCAAACTCCTTTCGGAGTTTGTGCTCTACGACCTGTTTCTGATCGCCGTCGTGGTGGTCGCGGCCCTTGTCGCCCGGGCGCTCATCCTGTTCGGCGTGCTGCCGGTCCTCGCCTATTTCAGGCTGTCTCCGAAGATGGAACGGCCCTACAGCGTGGCGATCCTCTGGGGCGGGCTCAGGGGCGCGGTCACGCTGGCGCTGGCGCTGGCGGTCACCGAGAACCGCTACGTGCCGCAGGACATCAAGCACCAGGTCGGCCTGATTGCAACCGGCTTCACCCTGTTCACCCTGATCGTTCAGGGCACGACGCTGCGCTGGATCATCCGCAGGCTCAAGCTCGACAGGCTCAGCCCGCTCGATGTCGCGCTCAGCAACCAGGTGATCGCCGTCGCCTTGCAGAGCGTGCGCGAGCGGGTCTCCGAGACCGCGCGCGACCTCGGACTGACCCGCGAGATCGTTCGCGACGAGGCCAAGCGCTTCGCCGAGCGCGTCGATGCGGCCGTGGAGGAGACCGACGCGACGGAGCGGCTGCAGGACCGGGACCGGATCACGCTCGGCCTTGTCGCGCTGGCTGCGCACGAGCGCGATTCGATCCTTGAAGGCTACCGCGACCAGATCATCTCCGCAGACCTTGCCGAGCGTCTGGTGATCGGCGCCGACATGATTATCGAGGCAACGCGCACCGGCGGGCGGGCGGGCTACCGGGCGGCCTCGCGACGGGTTTATGGCACGAATCTGCGCTTTCGCGTGGCGACGCTCCTCCACAATTATTTCGGCATCGCCCGCCCGCTCGCCAGCCTTTTGGAAGACCGGTTCGATGTGCTCGTATCCTACAGCATGGTGCTGCCGCGCCTGGAACTGTTCATTGACGAACGCATTCGCCGCATCCATGGCCGGCGCGTCGGCGAACTTTTGCACGAATTGCTCAACCGCCGCCTTGAGGAAGCGCGCCATGAACTCGAAACCCTCAGGCTGCAATTTCCCGGCTATGCGGAAGAACTCGAGCGGCGGCTGATCCGCCGTACCACGCTGCAGCTGGAGGAGGGCGAATATGAGGCGCTGGTGGAGGACGGGCTGATAGGCCCGGAACTGCGCGCGACTCTTGGCGCGGATATCGACAAAAGACGGGCGCAACTGAAGGGCCGTCCGGTTCTCGACCTGAAGCGGCAGAAGCGCGTCACGGTGGAGGGCTTCGCCGCCTTCGCCGACTTCACCGAGCGCGAACGCAAGCTGCTGCGCAAGAAAATACGCATCGTCTACGCCGCGCCGGGCCAGCATATCCTCAGGAAGGAGAGCTCGGCCCGCGAGGTCTGGTTCATCGCCGCCGGCACGGTCACGGTCGTTACCGACGGGGTGAAGCTCAGGCTGACGGAGGGTGACCTCTTCGGCCAGTTTGCCGTTCTGGCCAAGCGCCGCCGGCCGATCCAGGTGACGGCGGTGACGGACTGCACGCTGCTGACGCTGGACGAGCACACTTTCCGCACCTTCATGGCGCGCGAAGGCGCTTTCCGCACCGCCGTCATTCAAAGCGCTGCCGAGCGCGGCGTCATCATTCCGCCCGAAACCTTCGATCGCCCTGCCGATGAGCAGACCGCGCATATTCGGTCGATCCTCGTGAAAGCCGGCTCGCTCAGGCCGAGGGCGCGAAGACAGTTCTACCAGAGCGAGCCTTGA
- a CDS encoding DUF2165 family protein, protein MTIRLSKSLTVLAIAFFASLVAFGNVTDYGSNFAFVHHVFLMDTIFPDSSIKYRAIESEALHHAGYIFIIALETLTALFCWIGGLRLLAAVRRPAQVFNAAKKWAVVGLTLGFLTWQVGFMSIGGEWFGMWMSDQWNGVSSAFRFFITIIAVLIYLVLPDTDDAV, encoded by the coding sequence ATGACCATCAGATTGTCGAAGTCCTTGACGGTTCTCGCGATAGCCTTTTTTGCTTCGCTTGTGGCGTTCGGGAATGTCACGGATTACGGGTCGAACTTTGCGTTTGTTCATCATGTTTTCCTGATGGACACCATTTTTCCCGACTCATCCATCAAGTACCGGGCTATCGAGTCCGAAGCGCTCCATCACGCGGGCTACATCTTCATCATCGCCCTGGAGACCCTCACTGCGCTGTTTTGCTGGATCGGAGGGTTGCGTTTGCTTGCTGCCGTTCGGCGCCCCGCGCAGGTGTTCAACGCCGCCAAGAAATGGGCGGTCGTGGGGCTGACGCTCGGTTTTCTGACCTGGCAGGTCGGCTTTATGTCGATTGGCGGCGAGTGGTTCGGAATGTGGATGTCCGACCAGTGGAACGGCGTATCCAGCGCATTCCGCTTCTTCATCACGATCATCGCCGTGTTGATCTATCTTGTACTGCCTGACACGGATGACGCCGTTTAG